In bacterium, a single window of DNA contains:
- a CDS encoding branched-chain amino acid ABC transporter permease, whose amino-acid sequence MFWQLVAGGFAMGSLYALIALAFVLVYKTSEVINFAQGEIGMAATFVAWMLMTRYDMSFGLALAGAIAFAAFLGAGFEFAVLRRADKPTLLGLIVLTLGFEMILYAGAGMVFGTDVKAFESPISETTTYEFAGVVVNQLEVVIIAVSLVLMALLFAFFRFTRLGLAMMATSQNPTAARIMGIRVPRVHATAWAIASMLGAVTGVLIAPKTLLDPNMMIAPMLKAFAAAVLGGLTSLPGAVIGGWILGITENLFGGYVSPEFKSSFAFLVIVLVLCVRPSGLFKTHRKKKV is encoded by the coding sequence ATGTTCTGGCAGCTAGTCGCCGGCGGATTCGCGATGGGGAGCCTGTACGCGCTCATCGCGCTCGCGTTCGTGCTCGTCTACAAGACGAGCGAGGTCATCAACTTCGCTCAGGGCGAGATCGGCATGGCGGCGACGTTCGTCGCGTGGATGCTGATGACGCGCTACGACATGAGCTTTGGCCTCGCGCTCGCGGGGGCGATCGCGTTCGCGGCGTTTCTGGGGGCGGGATTCGAGTTCGCGGTGCTTCGCCGCGCGGACAAGCCGACGCTGCTCGGCCTCATCGTCCTGACGCTCGGGTTCGAGATGATCCTGTACGCCGGCGCGGGGATGGTGTTCGGCACGGACGTGAAGGCGTTCGAATCGCCGATCTCCGAGACGACGACCTACGAGTTCGCGGGGGTGGTCGTCAATCAGCTCGAGGTGGTCATCATCGCGGTGTCGCTCGTTCTGATGGCGCTGTTGTTCGCGTTCTTCCGCTTCACGCGGCTTGGGCTCGCGATGATGGCGACCTCGCAGAATCCGACGGCCGCGCGGATCATGGGCATCCGCGTGCCGCGCGTGCACGCGACGGCGTGGGCGATCGCGTCGATGCTCGGCGCGGTGACGGGCGTCTTGATCGCGCCCAAGACGCTGCTTGATCCGAACATGATGATCGCGCCGATGCTCAAGGCGTTCGCGGCGGCGGTGCTCGGCGGGCTGACGAGCCTGCCGGGGGCGGTGATCGGCGGGTGGATTCTCGGCATCACGGAAAACCTCTTCGGCGGGTACGTTTCGCCGGAGTTCAAATCGAGCTTCGCGTTTCTGGTCATCGTTCTGGTGCTGTGCGTCCGGCCAAGCGGCCTGTTCAAGACGCACCGAAAGAAAAAGGTTTGA
- a CDS encoding Fic family protein, which produces MPRVTGTIERAVVGGENVRAFIPRPLPPAKPPLALDDETRRLLGDAEIALAHLDLTAEIVPSVDWFIYGFDRKEAVTSSQIEGTQATLIDVLEYEAHADPEPLGGEDAREVLNYLRALTFARRELRRKSGLPISMRLLNGAHARLMRGVRGKNKQPGEIRRTQNWIGGTRPGNAVHVPPPPNRLRETLSDFEKYIHADDALPPIVRTGLAHVQFETIHPYLDGNGRIGRLLVTLLIEHWGLLSKPLLYLSVYFKRHRAEYYHRLSAVRTDGDWEGWTKFFLEGVVTIAREASDSATELVALVSRDRARMLDTPSASVYSARLFERLPSRPIITVARVMTLLDTTRPTATKAIAALVDAGILRETSGRKRDRIFAYKAYLDRLRAGTDL; this is translated from the coding sequence TCATTCCGCGCCCCCTACCGCCCGCGAAACCGCCGCTCGCGCTCGACGACGAAACGCGCCGCCTTCTGGGCGACGCCGAAATCGCGCTGGCCCATCTCGACCTCACCGCCGAAATCGTTCCCTCCGTCGATTGGTTCATATACGGCTTCGACCGCAAGGAAGCCGTGACCTCCTCTCAAATCGAAGGCACGCAGGCCACGCTCATCGATGTGCTCGAATACGAGGCGCATGCCGACCCGGAGCCGTTGGGCGGCGAGGACGCGCGCGAGGTCCTGAATTACCTGCGCGCCCTCACGTTCGCCCGCCGCGAGTTGCGGCGCAAAAGCGGCTTGCCGATTTCGATGCGTCTTCTGAACGGCGCCCACGCGCGGCTGATGCGCGGCGTGCGCGGCAAGAACAAGCAGCCGGGCGAAATCCGCCGAACGCAAAACTGGATCGGAGGCACGCGGCCGGGAAACGCGGTGCACGTTCCGCCGCCGCCGAACCGGCTCAGAGAAACGCTTTCGGACTTCGAAAAGTACATCCACGCCGACGACGCTCTCCCGCCGATCGTGCGCACGGGGCTCGCGCACGTGCAGTTCGAAACCATCCATCCCTACCTCGACGGCAACGGACGCATCGGCCGCCTGCTCGTGACGCTTTTGATCGAGCATTGGGGGCTGCTCTCCAAGCCGCTCCTGTACCTCAGCGTCTACTTCAAGCGCCATCGCGCCGAGTACTACCATCGGCTATCGGCCGTGCGCACGGACGGCGACTGGGAAGGCTGGACAAAATTCTTTCTCGAAGGCGTCGTGACCATCGCCCGGGAGGCCAGCGACAGCGCGACCGAACTTGTCGCCCTGGTTTCCCGCGATCGCGCGCGCATGCTCGATACGCCGTCCGCATCCGTGTACTCCGCGCGCCTGTTCGAACGGCTGCCTTCGCGTCCGATCATCACGGTCGCGCGCGTGATGACGTTGCTCGACACCACCCGCCCCACGGCCACCAAGGCGATCGCCGCGCTCGTCGACGCCGGCATCCTTCGCGAAACCTCCGGACGCAAGCGCGATCGCATCTTCGCCTACAAGGCCTATCTCGATCGCCTGCGCGCCGGCACCGATCTGTAA
- a CDS encoding ABC transporter substrate-binding protein: protein MTLRSRLGIALCVLSIALLAAACQSETVPAPQAPVPVEKPDVEGVTDTEIRIGTWAPLTGPASPYGILAKSLEAYFAKINADGGIHGRTVNLIVRDDGYQPTRTLAAVKEMVEKDKVFCFASGVGTATGMAVRDFLDERKKVWVGPATGSSAWTDPVSKYRFAVYPTYTTEATLLTGYVVGQLKKTKLAIFYQNDAFGKEGVDGIKTAASAAGAEVIAEVAHEVTDTDLSSQALKLKQSGAEAVMLWSTTKAAATIVKECAKIKFKPQFASSSTVADPLMFALAGDAWNGTVLANWMPLPDEESPGMTWYREAIGTSESLKPGNFTMASMALAEPLVEALRRAGRELTNEKLIDALHSLKDFDGMFVQNVSFSETDHQGVESIYVMQARDGKYVRIADWLAMPASGAKTAEQESAEAKEAIGEAVKESGEAIGAAAGKAAAELKEDAKDAAAEAGKALDAAAEKAKEEIADAVAPDKDKEKEKDE from the coding sequence ATGACTTTGCGTTCGCGTTTGGGGATTGCGTTGTGCGTGTTGTCGATCGCGCTATTGGCCGCGGCGTGCCAAAGCGAAACCGTGCCGGCGCCGCAGGCGCCCGTGCCGGTGGAAAAGCCCGATGTGGAGGGCGTGACGGACACGGAGATCCGCATCGGCACGTGGGCGCCGCTGACGGGCCCGGCGTCGCCGTACGGCATCCTCGCCAAGTCGCTCGAGGCGTATTTCGCGAAGATCAACGCCGACGGGGGCATCCACGGGCGCACGGTCAACCTGATCGTCCGGGACGACGGGTATCAGCCGACGCGGACGCTCGCGGCGGTGAAGGAGATGGTGGAGAAGGACAAGGTTTTCTGCTTCGCGTCGGGCGTGGGTACGGCGACGGGCATGGCGGTGCGCGATTTCCTGGACGAGCGGAAGAAAGTGTGGGTCGGCCCGGCGACGGGATCGAGCGCGTGGACGGACCCGGTGTCGAAGTACCGCTTCGCCGTGTACCCGACGTACACGACGGAGGCGACGCTTTTGACGGGCTACGTCGTGGGGCAACTCAAGAAAACGAAGCTCGCGATCTTCTATCAGAACGACGCGTTCGGTAAGGAAGGCGTGGACGGCATCAAGACGGCGGCCTCGGCGGCGGGCGCCGAGGTGATCGCGGAAGTGGCGCACGAGGTGACGGACACGGATTTGTCGAGCCAGGCGCTCAAGCTGAAGCAGTCGGGCGCCGAAGCGGTGATGCTTTGGTCGACGACAAAGGCGGCGGCGACGATCGTGAAGGAGTGCGCGAAGATCAAGTTCAAGCCGCAGTTCGCGTCGAGCTCGACGGTGGCCGATCCACTGATGTTCGCGCTCGCGGGGGACGCGTGGAACGGCACGGTGCTCGCAAACTGGATGCCGCTTCCGGACGAGGAATCGCCGGGCATGACGTGGTACCGCGAGGCGATCGGCACGTCCGAATCGCTGAAGCCCGGCAACTTCACGATGGCGAGCATGGCGCTCGCGGAGCCGCTCGTGGAGGCGCTTCGCCGCGCGGGCCGCGAACTGACGAACGAGAAGCTCATCGACGCGCTGCACTCGCTGAAGGATTTCGACGGGATGTTCGTGCAGAACGTGAGCTTCTCGGAGACGGACCACCAGGGGGTGGAGTCGATCTACGTCATGCAGGCGCGGGACGGGAAATACGTGCGCATCGCGGACTGGCTTGCGATGCCGGCCTCGGGCGCGAAGACGGCCGAACAGGAAAGCGCCGAGGCGAAGGAGGCGATCGGCGAAGCGGTCAAGGAATCGGGCGAGGCGATCGGCGCCGCGGCCGGGAAGGCGGCCGCGGAGTTGAAGGAGGACGCCAAGGACGCGGCGGCCGAAGCCGGGAAGGCGCTTGACGCCGCGGCCGAGAAGGCGAAGGAGGAGATCGCGGACGCCGTCGCACCGGACAAGGACAAGGAGAAGGAGAAGGACGAGTGA
- a CDS encoding branched-chain amino acid ABC transporter permease: MDMKLSHAEDVRVFRSASGFVSFCVLAALLVVAPLVLPGYRINLLNTIAIYVVVALGLNILVGYTGQISLGHAAFLAIGGYVSVLLVARGAPFLAAMMAGGVVAAAFGFLLGLPALRMEGPYLTIATLGFGIATQQILGRFDFTGGHMGLHTAPLSIFGIELRTDAGRYALIVPIAVLCVLAAYNITRSRVGRAFTAVRDSDVAAASTGVNLTYYKTLAFAVSAFFTGVAGSMLAHSTGFIAPENFDLFLSIKLLAMVVVGGLGSILGSVLGATLLTIVEQTLSGYREAAAMIFGAVMIAVVLFEPLGLRGRWLKIKIYWKTWPF; encoded by the coding sequence ATGGACATGAAGCTGTCCCATGCGGAAGACGTTCGCGTTTTCCGGTCGGCGAGCGGGTTTGTCTCGTTTTGCGTGCTGGCGGCGTTGCTTGTCGTCGCGCCGCTCGTCTTGCCGGGCTACCGCATCAATCTTCTGAACACGATCGCGATCTACGTCGTCGTGGCGCTGGGGCTGAACATCCTCGTCGGCTACACCGGGCAGATCTCGCTTGGGCACGCCGCGTTCCTGGCGATCGGCGGATACGTGTCCGTGCTGCTCGTGGCGCGGGGCGCGCCGTTTCTTGCCGCGATGATGGCGGGCGGCGTCGTCGCCGCGGCGTTCGGATTTTTGCTCGGCCTGCCGGCGCTGCGCATGGAAGGGCCGTATCTGACGATCGCGACGCTGGGCTTTGGCATCGCGACGCAGCAGATCCTCGGCCGGTTCGATTTCACCGGCGGGCACATGGGGCTGCACACCGCGCCGCTTTCGATTTTCGGCATCGAGCTTCGTACGGACGCCGGACGGTACGCGCTGATCGTGCCGATCGCGGTGCTGTGCGTTCTGGCGGCGTACAACATCACGCGATCGCGGGTGGGGCGCGCCTTCACGGCGGTGCGCGACAGCGACGTGGCCGCCGCGTCCACGGGCGTGAACCTGACCTATTACAAGACGCTGGCGTTCGCGGTGAGCGCGTTTTTCACGGGGGTCGCGGGCTCGATGCTGGCGCATTCGACGGGCTTCATCGCGCCGGAGAACTTCGACCTGTTCCTGTCGATCAAGCTGCTGGCGATGGTCGTCGTGGGCGGGTTGGGATCGATCCTCGGGTCGGTGCTCGGCGCGACGCTTCTGACGATCGTGGAGCAGACGCTCTCGGGGTATCGCGAGGCCGCGGCGATGATCTTCGGCGCGGTGATGATCGCGGTCGTATTGTTCGAGCCGCTGGGGCTAAGGGGGCGGTGGCTGAAGATCAAGATCTACTGGAAGACGTGGCCGTTTTGA